AAAAGCGCTGGAACAATTATTTGTGAAAATACCGTGAATACAATTTATGTTATCAACATTTCAACACTTTCAACAAAGAAAAAAGTAACAAAAAAGAAACTACAACTACTGTAAACATTTTTTAGGACTTGACAGGGGATGTCCGAAGGACAGGGGGATCACTTATGCCTTATGCCTTATGCCTTGTGCCTGTATTTACATCTTTGATGCCCTCATCAACAAAACGGCTGAGAATACATTCCTTCAAAGGTTTCCCCAACCACAAACCATTTCTCAAGTATTATTTGACTTGTCTCTCATTCCTGTTTTCATTACACTAAAATTACACATTTTATAAAAAAACAACGGGGAGGTTGTATGAATCCTGTTCTGGGGGTATTCCTCCATGCGCTCGGCGGGTATGCCGCCGGAAGTTTTTACATACCGTTCAAGAAGGTTCGCAACTGGGCATGGGAAAGCTACTGGCTCGTAAGCGGTGTTCTGGCGTGGATGATTGTCCCGTGGATTGTTGCCGGACTGACCGTGCCGAACCTCTGGCAGGTTCTTTCGTCGGCGCCCGCCGGAAGCCTGGCGGCATGTTATGTGTTCGGCGTCCTGTGGGGAGTCGGCGGCCTGACATTCGGCCTCTCGATGCGGTATCTGGGCATGTCCCTCGGGTATGCCATGGCGCTCGGGTACTGTGCGGCGTTCGGGACTATCATGCCGCCCATCTATTTCGGCACCTTCGGCGGCCTTGTCATGAGCACCTCGGGCCGGGTGACCCTCGGCGGGGTTCTCGTCTGTCTCGCAGGAATCGCTGTCTGCGGCTGGGCGGGCATATCGAAGGAGCGCGAGCTGTCCGATGCCCAGAAGCGGGAAACCATCCGTGAATTCGACTTCAAAAAGGGTTTGTGGATAGCGCTGTTATGCGGTATTATGAGTGCGTGCTTTGCCTTCGGCATTGCCGCGGGCAAGCCGATCGCTGCCCATGCCGCCGCCAACGGGACCGCCTCTCTGTGGGTCAACAGCCCGGTCTTCATTCTCATCATGGCGGGCGGATTTACCACCAATCTCATCTGGTGCCTGATACTGAACGCGAAGAACCGCACTGCGGGAAACTACCTGCACAGCGGCGATGCCTCGCTCGCGCTCAATTATTTCTTTTCCGGGCTTGCCGGAACGATATGGTACTTCCAGTTCATGTTCTACGGCATGGGAACGACCAAAATGGGCAAGTACGACTTTTCGAGCTGGAGCATCCATATGGCCTTCATCATCGTATTCAGCAACATCTGGGGGCTCATTTTCAGGGAATGGAGGGGTTCGAGCGCCCGGACGCTTGCCATCGTCATTTCCGGCATTCTCGTGCTTACTCTGTCGACCGTGATCATCGGCGTGGGCAATTATCTTGCCTCGCTCGGCATGTAAGATATTGACTGACGACACCTGAATTCACATTGAATGTATTGTACTCCGTTGATGATAAATTGAATACAAACCGTTGAATCCTGTGAATTTTAAACCCGTTGAAAAGCCCCGCGGTCACAACCGTTTTTAGGAAAAAGAATGGGTGCTGTTCGAGCGAGCCGTAGGCTCGTGAGTTCACACATTCCCGAAAAACGGGCAGTGAACGGGGGTAAAGGCTTTTCATGGGCACCCTTTCCTTTGGA
This genomic interval from bacterium contains the following:
- the rhaT gene encoding L-rhamnose/proton symporter RhaT, which gives rise to MNPVLGVFLHALGGYAAGSFYIPFKKVRNWAWESYWLVSGVLAWMIVPWIVAGLTVPNLWQVLSSAPAGSLAACYVFGVLWGVGGLTFGLSMRYLGMSLGYAMALGYCAAFGTIMPPIYFGTFGGLVMSTSGRVTLGGVLVCLAGIAVCGWAGISKERELSDAQKRETIREFDFKKGLWIALLCGIMSACFAFGIAAGKPIAAHAAANGTASLWVNSPVFILIMAGGFTTNLIWCLILNAKNRTAGNYLHSGDASLALNYFFSGLAGTIWYFQFMFYGMGTTKMGKYDFSSWSIHMAFIIVFSNIWGLIFREWRGSSARTLAIVISGILVLTLSTVIIGVGNYLASLGM